Proteins from a single region of Streptomyces sp. HUAS 15-9:
- a CDS encoding HesB/IscA family protein, whose protein sequence is MSVSDETTTVTDGIVLTDAAASKVRALLDQEGRDDLALRVAVQPGGCSGLRYQLFFDERSLDGDVLKDFDGVKVVTDRMSAPYLGGATVDFVDTIEKQGFTIDNPNATGSCACGDSFS, encoded by the coding sequence ATGTCCGTATCGGACGAGACCACCACCGTCACCGACGGCATCGTTCTGACCGACGCCGCTGCGTCCAAGGTCAGGGCCCTGCTCGACCAGGAAGGCCGTGACGACCTCGCGCTGCGCGTCGCCGTCCAGCCCGGCGGCTGCTCCGGCCTGCGCTACCAGCTGTTCTTCGACGAGCGTTCGCTCGACGGCGATGTCCTGAAGGACTTCGACGGGGTCAAGGTCGTCACCGACCGCATGAGCGCCCCGTACCTGGGCGGCGCCACCGTCGACTTCGTGGACACGATCGAGAAGCAGGGCTTCACGATCGACAACCCGAACGCGACCGGCTCCTGCGCCTGCGGCGACTCCTTCAGCTGA